The following proteins come from a genomic window of Micromonospora echinofusca:
- a CDS encoding citrate synthase: MTEVKLDHPGGQLSMPVQSAVEGPAGIGVGKLLKETGMTTYDPGFVNTAACSSAITYIDGDAGILRYRGYPIEQLAEKSSFLEVSYLLIYGDLPTQQQLTDFTERIRRHSLLHEEMRRFFDGFPRDAHPMAVLSSAVSAISTFYQDSLDPFDSSHVEMSTVRLMAKVPTIASYAYKKSIGQPLLYPDNSLGYVENFLRMTFGVPAEPYEVDPVMAKVLDMLFILHADHEQNCSTSTVRLVGSSNANLFASVSAGVNALFGPLHGGANQAVLEMLEKIQADGGDVASFVRKVKDKQDGVKLMGFGHRVYKNYDPRAAIVKKAAQDVLGRMAKPDPLLDIAVQLEEIALADEFFVSRKLYPNVDFYTGLIYKAMGFPTKMFTVLFALGRLPGWIAQWREMINDPETKIGRPRQIYTGAPERAYAPFSER; this comes from the coding sequence ATGACGGAAGTCAAGCTCGATCACCCCGGTGGGCAGCTTTCGATGCCGGTGCAATCCGCGGTCGAGGGCCCCGCCGGCATCGGGGTGGGCAAGCTGCTGAAGGAAACCGGGATGACGACGTACGACCCCGGTTTCGTCAACACCGCGGCCTGCTCGTCCGCCATCACCTACATCGACGGTGACGCGGGGATCCTGCGGTACCGGGGTTACCCGATCGAGCAGCTCGCGGAGAAGTCCTCCTTCCTGGAGGTCTCCTACCTGCTGATCTACGGTGACCTGCCGACCCAGCAGCAGCTGACGGACTTCACCGAGCGCATCCGCCGGCACTCGCTGCTGCACGAGGAGATGCGCCGCTTCTTCGACGGCTTCCCGCGCGACGCGCACCCGATGGCCGTGCTCTCCTCGGCCGTCAGCGCCATCTCCACCTTCTACCAGGACAGCCTGGACCCCTTCGACTCCTCGCACGTCGAGATGTCCACGGTGCGGCTGATGGCGAAGGTGCCCACCATCGCCTCGTACGCCTACAAGAAGTCGATCGGGCAGCCGCTGCTGTACCCGGACAACTCGCTGGGCTACGTGGAGAACTTCCTGCGGATGACCTTCGGCGTGCCGGCGGAGCCGTACGAGGTCGACCCGGTGATGGCCAAGGTGCTGGACATGCTGTTCATCCTGCACGCCGACCACGAGCAGAACTGCTCCACCTCGACCGTGCGGCTGGTCGGCTCCAGCAACGCCAACCTCTTCGCCTCGGTCTCGGCCGGCGTGAACGCGCTCTTCGGCCCGCTGCACGGCGGCGCCAACCAGGCCGTGCTGGAGATGCTGGAGAAGATCCAGGCCGACGGCGGCGACGTCGCGTCCTTCGTCCGCAAGGTCAAGGACAAGCAGGACGGCGTGAAGCTGATGGGCTTCGGCCACCGGGTCTACAAGAACTACGACCCGCGCGCGGCCATCGTGAAGAAGGCGGCCCAGGACGTGCTCGGCCGGATGGCGAAGCCGGATCCGCTGCTGGACATCGCCGTGCAGCTGGAGGAGATCGCCCTCGCCGACGAGTTCTTCGTCTCCCGCAAGCTCTACCCGAACGTGGACTTCTACACCGGCCTGATCTACAAGGCCATGGGCTTCCCGACCAAGATGTTCACGGTGCTCTTCGCGCTGGGCCGGCTCCCCGGCTGGATCGCGCAGTGGCGCGAGATGATCAACGACCCGGAGACCAAGATCGGTCGCCCGCGGCAGATCTACACCGGCGCCCCCGAGCGCGCGTACGCCCCGTTCTCGGAGCGCTGA
- a CDS encoding sulfatase-like hydrolase/transferase, giving the protein MAEPTPATSAASPAPDPAGRAAPTVRPDQVGESSLSEPSLPGGWRTELGRLAEVAGLVGLVVTQPLLDVLGRSPDFFLFHRAERREILLLVALVALVPTAALALLGALSRLAGRAARSASHTLLVGLLLAALTVQVGRHGTPLRGVPLLLLAAVAGAAGAAAHRRWRAPGRALRLAAAGPLLFVGLFVFASPTSTVVLPRGEGGAAGVAGPGHHPPVVVLVLDELPLVSLLGPDGRIDAARFPHFAELAGGSTWYRNATGVSGWTPYALPAMLTGRYPQRAVAPHYSQHPDNLFTAFGGLYDVRAEESITRLCPPSRCEQPVDPEQGLGVLVRQAGGLLRQITAPVDSRVDPEDSYREPTAAEAGIDAAEPVPADPKFRWDSLDDNQPARFASFLAGLRPAARPTLHFLHLLMPHSPWVYLPSGARYDAPEDLPNDGAGWVELARGRHLAQLGYTDRLIGQTLRTLRSTGLYDQALLVVTADHGVSFTPGAQGRGMDAIRTAPAEVAWVPTFVKTPGQRAGRVDDRNWQHVDLLPTIADEAAIRLPWPVDGRSARQAPRTEAGKVFYDRPGQPTPVAGGVPAPLPPPAPHPLVGTAVGDRPAGGTAEVADLAAYDAVDPDTGRLPAAVWGDVPDEVPDGTPLAIAVNGRIGAVVPVVPRDAGGRRFAALLADDRLFRAGANRLAVYRVTGDDTLLRLTLT; this is encoded by the coding sequence GTGGCTGAGCCGACCCCCGCCACGTCCGCCGCGTCCCCGGCACCCGACCCCGCCGGCCGAGCCGCCCCCACCGTCCGGCCCGACCAGGTAGGTGAGTCGTCGCTGTCCGAGCCGTCCCTGCCGGGCGGCTGGCGTACGGAGCTGGGCCGGCTGGCCGAGGTGGCGGGGCTGGTCGGGCTCGTGGTCACCCAGCCGCTGCTGGACGTCCTCGGGCGCAGCCCCGACTTCTTCCTGTTCCACCGCGCCGAGCGCCGGGAGATCCTGCTGCTGGTGGCACTGGTCGCGCTGGTGCCCACCGCCGCTTTGGCGCTGCTCGGCGCACTGTCCCGGCTGGCCGGGCGCGCCGCCCGCTCGGCGAGCCACACCCTGCTGGTCGGCCTGCTGCTCGCCGCGCTGACCGTGCAGGTCGGCCGGCACGGCACGCCGCTGCGGGGCGTACCGCTGCTGCTGCTCGCCGCGGTGGCCGGGGCCGCCGGGGCCGCCGCGCACCGGCGGTGGCGCGCGCCCGGCCGGGCACTGCGGCTGGCCGCGGCCGGGCCGCTGCTGTTCGTGGGGCTGTTCGTGTTCGCCTCGCCCACCTCCACGGTGGTGCTGCCCCGGGGCGAGGGCGGCGCCGCCGGGGTGGCCGGGCCCGGCCACCACCCGCCGGTGGTCGTGCTGGTCCTCGACGAGCTGCCCCTGGTGTCCCTGCTCGGCCCCGACGGGCGGATCGACGCCGCCCGGTTCCCGCACTTCGCGGAGCTGGCCGGCGGCTCCACCTGGTACCGCAACGCCACGGGCGTCAGCGGCTGGACGCCCTACGCGTTGCCGGCGATGCTCACCGGCCGCTACCCGCAGCGCGCGGTGGCACCGCACTACTCGCAGCACCCGGACAACCTCTTCACCGCCTTCGGCGGCCTGTACGACGTGCGCGCCGAGGAGAGCATCACCCGGCTCTGCCCGCCCAGCCGCTGCGAGCAGCCGGTCGACCCGGAACAGGGGCTGGGCGTGCTCGTCCGGCAGGCCGGCGGGTTGCTGCGCCAGATCACCGCGCCGGTCGACAGTCGGGTGGACCCGGAGGACTCGTACCGCGAACCTACCGCCGCGGAGGCGGGCATCGACGCCGCCGAGCCGGTGCCGGCGGACCCGAAGTTCCGCTGGGACAGCCTGGACGACAACCAGCCGGCCCGCTTCGCCAGCTTCCTCGCCGGGCTGCGGCCGGCGGCCCGGCCCACCCTGCACTTCCTGCACCTGCTGATGCCGCACTCGCCGTGGGTGTACCTGCCGTCGGGGGCGCGCTACGACGCCCCGGAGGACCTGCCGAACGACGGCGCCGGCTGGGTGGAACTGGCCCGCGGGCGGCACCTGGCGCAGCTCGGCTACACCGACCGGCTGATCGGCCAGACCCTGCGTACCCTGCGCTCCACCGGCCTCTACGACCAGGCCCTGCTGGTGGTGACCGCGGATCACGGCGTCAGCTTCACGCCGGGCGCCCAGGGCCGGGGCATGGACGCCATCCGGACCGCCCCCGCCGAGGTCGCCTGGGTGCCGACCTTCGTCAAGACCCCCGGCCAGCGCGCCGGGCGCGTCGACGACCGGAACTGGCAGCACGTGGACCTGCTGCCCACCATCGCCGACGAGGCGGCCATCCGGCTCCCGTGGCCGGTCGACGGCCGCTCCGCCCGGCAGGCCCCGCGTACGGAGGCGGGCAAGGTCTTCTACGACCGTCCCGGCCAGCCGACCCCCGTGGCCGGCGGCGTACCGGCCCCACTCCCGCCACCCGCGCCCCACCCGCTGGTGGGCACCGCCGTCGGCGACCGCCCGGCGGGCGGCACCGCTGAGGTCGCCGACCTGGCCGCGTACGACGCGGTGGACCCGGACACCGGGCGGCTGCCGGCCGCCGTCTGGGGCGACGTGCCGGACGAGGTACCCGACGGCACGCCCCTGGCGATCGCCGTCAACGGCCGGATCGGCGCGGTCGTCCCCGTGGTCCCCCGCGACGCCGGCGGACGCCGGTTCGCCGCCCTGCTCGCCGACGACCGTCTCTTCCGCGCGGGCGCCAACCGCCTCGCCGTCTACCGCGTCACCGGCGACGACACCCTCCTCCGCCTGACCCTCACCTGA
- the treY gene encoding malto-oligosyltrehalose synthase has product MSSTPRPDAPRVGATYRVQVRPGFDLDTTAELADYLADLGVTHLYGAPLLTATPGSAHGYDVVDHRAVNPELGGEAARQRLLRALRAAGLGLVVDIVPNHAGVAVPAANPAWWDVLRRGRDSAYAAWFDVDWDRGRLLLPVLADSPDALDDLKLADGELRYHEHRFPIADGTGDGDPRQVHDRQHYELVSWRRGDAELTYRRFFAVSDLAGLRVEDPEVFAATHELVLRWAAAGEVDGIRVDHPDGLRDPSAYLARLRAAAPDAWLVVEKILEYGEELPDWPVDGTTGYDALAAVCGLFVDPDAQGDFTALDTHLVGRHTSWQDLTHDTKLAAATRLLATELNRLAALAGDVERDAARAGLAELAAAFPVYRGYPPHGARHLAAARAEAGRRRPDLTAALDALTGRLRDPDDELAKRFPQFTGAVMAKGVEDTAFYRWSRFVALNEVGGSPAHFGVPPAEFHRFAAARQVRWPASMTTLSTHDTKRSEDVRARLAVLSELPGRWADLIGRWTVRAPLPDPAFAHLLWQTAVGAWPIERERLHAYVEKAAREASAATSWADPDPVFERAMHDVVDAMYDDRKLHAELTAFAAEIAPAGWSNSLGQKLVQLAMPGVPDTYQGTELWDNSLVDPDNRRPVDFAVRRELLARLDAGPPPPVDADGAAKLLVVSRTLRLRRDRPELFTGYRPVPAHGRAGRHALAFDRGGAVAVATRLPLGLARAGGWGDTTLSLPVHEVTDLFTGRSYSGGQTLLADLLATYPVALLAPTAESVEASS; this is encoded by the coding sequence ATGTCGAGCACCCCTCGACCCGACGCGCCCCGCGTGGGCGCCACCTACCGGGTGCAGGTGCGCCCCGGCTTCGACCTGGACACCACCGCCGAGCTGGCCGACTACCTGGCCGACCTCGGCGTCACCCACCTCTACGGCGCGCCCCTGCTCACCGCCACCCCCGGCTCCGCGCACGGCTACGACGTGGTCGACCACCGCGCCGTCAACCCGGAGCTGGGCGGCGAGGCGGCCCGGCAGCGGCTGCTGCGCGCGCTGCGCGCCGCCGGTCTCGGCCTGGTCGTCGACATCGTGCCCAACCACGCCGGGGTGGCCGTGCCCGCCGCCAACCCCGCCTGGTGGGACGTGCTGCGCCGGGGCCGCGACTCGGCGTACGCGGCCTGGTTCGACGTCGACTGGGACCGGGGCCGGCTGCTGCTGCCGGTGCTCGCCGACTCCCCGGACGCCCTCGACGACCTCAAGCTCGCCGACGGGGAACTGCGCTACCACGAGCACCGCTTCCCGATCGCCGACGGCACCGGCGACGGCGACCCCCGGCAGGTGCACGACCGGCAGCACTACGAGCTGGTCTCCTGGCGGCGCGGCGACGCCGAGCTGACGTACCGCCGGTTCTTCGCCGTCTCGGACCTGGCCGGCCTGCGGGTGGAGGACCCGGAGGTCTTCGCCGCCACCCACGAGCTGGTCCTGCGCTGGGCGGCGGCCGGCGAGGTCGACGGCATCCGCGTCGACCACCCGGACGGGCTGCGCGACCCCTCGGCCTACCTGGCCCGGCTGCGCGCCGCCGCGCCGGACGCGTGGCTGGTGGTGGAGAAGATCCTGGAGTACGGCGAGGAACTGCCGGACTGGCCGGTCGACGGCACCACCGGCTACGACGCCCTCGCCGCCGTCTGCGGGCTCTTCGTAGACCCCGACGCCCAGGGCGACTTCACCGCCCTCGACACCCACCTCGTCGGGCGGCACACCTCCTGGCAGGACCTCACCCACGACACCAAGCTCGCCGCGGCCACCCGGCTGCTGGCGACCGAACTGAACCGCCTCGCCGCGCTCGCCGGTGACGTCGAGCGCGACGCGGCCCGGGCGGGGCTGGCCGAGCTGGCCGCCGCGTTCCCGGTCTACCGGGGCTACCCGCCGCACGGTGCGCGCCACCTGGCTGCCGCCCGCGCCGAGGCGGGTCGCCGCCGCCCCGACCTGACCGCCGCGCTGGACGCGCTCACCGGCCGGCTGCGCGACCCCGACGACGAGCTGGCGAAGCGCTTCCCGCAGTTCACCGGCGCGGTCATGGCCAAGGGGGTGGAGGACACCGCCTTCTACCGGTGGAGCCGCTTCGTCGCGCTCAACGAGGTCGGCGGCAGCCCCGCGCACTTCGGTGTGCCGCCGGCCGAGTTCCACCGCTTCGCCGCCGCCCGGCAGGTGCGCTGGCCGGCGAGCATGACCACGCTCTCCACCCACGACACCAAGCGCTCCGAGGACGTCCGGGCCCGCCTCGCCGTACTCAGCGAGCTGCCGGGGCGCTGGGCCGACCTCATCGGCCGGTGGACGGTCCGCGCGCCGCTGCCCGACCCCGCCTTCGCGCACCTGCTCTGGCAGACCGCCGTGGGCGCCTGGCCGATCGAGCGGGAGCGCCTGCACGCGTACGTCGAGAAGGCCGCCCGCGAGGCGTCGGCCGCCACGAGCTGGGCCGACCCCGACCCGGTCTTCGAGCGGGCCATGCACGACGTGGTCGACGCGATGTACGACGACCGGAAGCTGCACGCCGAGCTGACCGCCTTCGCCGCCGAGATCGCCCCCGCCGGCTGGTCGAACTCGCTCGGGCAGAAGCTCGTGCAGCTCGCCATGCCCGGCGTGCCCGACACCTACCAGGGCACCGAGCTGTGGGACAACTCGCTGGTCGACCCCGACAACCGTCGCCCGGTCGACTTCGCCGTACGCCGGGAGCTGCTGGCCCGCCTCGACGCCGGACCGCCCCCGCCGGTGGACGCGGACGGCGCGGCGAAGCTGCTCGTGGTGTCGCGGACCCTGCGGCTGCGTCGCGACCGCCCGGAGCTGTTCACCGGCTACCGGCCGGTGCCCGCGCACGGGCGCGCCGGGCGGCACGCGCTGGCCTTCGACCGGGGCGGCGCGGTCGCGGTCGCCACCCGGCTGCCGCTCGGGCTGGCCCGCGCCGGCGGCTGGGGCGACACCACCCTGTCACTTCCCGTTCACGAGGTGACCGACCTGTTCACGGGTCGGTCCTACAGTGGCGGGCAGACCCTGCTGGCCGACCTGCTGGCCACCTACCCCGTCGCGCTGCTGGCTCCCACCGCCGAGTCCGTGGAGGCTTCGTCATGA
- a CDS encoding glycosyltransferase family 4 protein, with protein sequence MTTLRVEQSTTTPGRVHRPTLTSRPQLPTAAGPGTPPQTRRILMLSWEYPPVLVGGLGRHVHALSVALAAAGHEVTVVTRHSEGAPLEEYADGVRIVRAAEDPVTFPLATSSLLAWTMAFNHTLTRAALRATEAGSYDVVHAHDWLVAHTAMTLREHLDIPLVSTIHATEAGRHQGWLPEEMNRTIHGVEHWLAGESGRVIVCSGYMRDEVTGLFGVPAGRVDVVPNGVEPHRWRVPAAAVASARARFAGDGPLVTFAGRLVYEKGVQHLIAGLPRLRERHPGLRAVIVGDGPYRRELEAEVHRLGLGDTVSLPGFLGGTDLPAVMAASDCFAVPSIYEPFGMVALEGAAAGAPLAVAATGGLAEIVEPGVTGMTFKPHDPDGLTDAVDALLSDRDRARQLARRARVMVHERYGWSAIAQRTAAAYAAAIATSGSFAAERVTRGRAVPSVAEGNLLAAAGLR encoded by the coding sequence GTGACGACCCTGCGGGTCGAGCAGTCCACCACCACCCCGGGTCGGGTCCACCGGCCCACCCTCACCTCCCGGCCCCAACTCCCGACGGCGGCCGGACCGGGCACTCCCCCGCAGACGCGCCGCATCCTCATGCTCTCCTGGGAGTACCCGCCGGTGCTGGTCGGCGGGCTCGGCCGGCACGTGCACGCCCTGTCGGTCGCCCTGGCCGCCGCCGGGCACGAGGTCACCGTCGTCACCCGCCACAGCGAGGGCGCACCCCTGGAGGAGTACGCCGACGGCGTACGCATCGTCCGTGCCGCCGAGGACCCGGTCACCTTCCCGCTGGCCACCAGCTCCCTGCTGGCCTGGACCATGGCGTTCAACCACACCCTCACCCGCGCCGCGCTGCGCGCCACCGAAGCCGGCTCCTACGACGTCGTCCACGCCCACGACTGGCTCGTCGCGCACACCGCGATGACCCTGCGCGAGCACCTGGACATCCCGCTGGTCAGCACGATCCACGCCACCGAGGCCGGCCGGCACCAGGGCTGGCTGCCGGAGGAGATGAACCGCACCATCCACGGCGTCGAGCACTGGCTGGCCGGCGAGTCGGGCCGGGTCATCGTCTGCTCCGGCTACATGCGCGACGAGGTCACCGGGCTGTTCGGCGTACCGGCCGGCCGGGTCGACGTGGTGCCCAACGGCGTCGAGCCGCACCGCTGGCGCGTCCCCGCCGCCGCCGTGGCGAGCGCCCGCGCCCGCTTCGCCGGGGACGGGCCGCTGGTCACCTTCGCCGGCCGGCTGGTCTACGAGAAGGGCGTGCAGCACCTGATCGCCGGGCTGCCCCGGCTGCGCGAGCGGCACCCCGGGCTGCGCGCGGTCATCGTCGGCGACGGGCCGTACCGTAGGGAACTGGAGGCTGAGGTGCACCGCCTGGGCCTCGGTGACACGGTCAGCCTCCCGGGCTTCCTCGGGGGCACCGACCTGCCCGCCGTGATGGCCGCCTCGGACTGCTTCGCCGTGCCGAGCATCTACGAGCCGTTCGGCATGGTGGCCCTCGAGGGCGCCGCCGCCGGCGCGCCCCTGGCCGTCGCCGCGACCGGTGGGCTCGCCGAGATCGTCGAGCCCGGGGTGACCGGGATGACCTTCAAGCCGCACGACCCGGACGGGCTGACCGACGCCGTCGACGCGCTGCTGTCGGACCGGGACCGGGCCCGCCAGCTCGCCCGCCGGGCCCGCGTCATGGTGCACGAGCGCTACGGCTGGTCGGCCATCGCGCAGCGCACGGCCGCGGCCTACGCGGCGGCGATCGCCACCTCCGGATCGTTCGCCGCCGAGCGGGTCACCCGGGGCCGCGCCGTGCCGTCGGTCGCCGAGGGCAACCTACTGGCCGCCGCCGGCCTGCGCTGA
- the glgX gene encoding glycogen debranching protein GlgX: MQVWPGERYPLGATYDGMGTNFAIFSEVAERVELCLFDEWDTGAERRVELREVDAYVWHAYIPGIEPGQRYGYRVHGPYDPANGLRCNPAKLLLDPYAKAVDGDVRWDPAVYDYEHGDPERMNTTDSAPFMPKSVVVNPYFDWGNDSPPRIPYHHSVIYEAHVRGLTMRHPDIPDELRGTYAGLASPPMIEYLTKLGVTAVELMPVHQFVHDHRLTDLGLRNYWGYNTIGFFAPHHGYSALGHLGQQVQEFRGMVKALHAAGIEVILDVVYNHTAEGNHLGPTLSFKGVDNASYYRLSEDDRRYYVDYTGTGNSLNVRSPHSLQLIMDSLRYWVTEMHVDGFRFDLAATLAREFYEVDRLSTFFEVVQQDPVVSQVKLIAEPWDVGPGGYQVGNFPPVWTEWNGKYRDTVRDFWRGEPATLAEFASRISGSADLYQDDGRRPFHSINFVTCHDGFTLRDLVSYNDKHNEANGEDNRDGESHNRSWNCGVEGDTDDEAVRALRARQRRNFLATLVLSQGVPMIGHGDELGRTQRGNNNAYCQDSELAWIDWDDADTELLEFTRKLVDFRRRHQVFRRRRFFTGLPVRSRLVDEPLPDLAWYTPDGREMTGEDWGNDFGRAVALFVNGEGIRERGPYGQRHVDASFLLCFNAHDAPLDFTVPGPEFGQRWEVVISTAEPEPEKTTVVEAGGSLCVPDRCVVVLERTA, encoded by the coding sequence ATGCAGGTCTGGCCGGGTGAGCGGTACCCCCTCGGGGCCACCTACGACGGGATGGGCACCAACTTCGCCATCTTCTCCGAGGTGGCCGAGCGGGTCGAGCTGTGCCTGTTCGACGAGTGGGACACCGGGGCGGAGCGGCGCGTCGAGCTGCGCGAGGTCGACGCGTACGTCTGGCACGCGTACATCCCCGGCATCGAGCCGGGGCAGCGCTACGGCTACCGGGTGCACGGCCCGTACGACCCGGCGAACGGGCTGCGCTGCAACCCGGCCAAGCTGCTGCTCGACCCGTACGCCAAGGCGGTCGACGGCGACGTGCGGTGGGACCCGGCCGTCTACGACTACGAACACGGCGACCCGGAGCGGATGAACACGACCGACTCGGCGCCGTTCATGCCGAAGTCGGTGGTGGTGAACCCGTACTTCGACTGGGGCAACGACTCGCCGCCGCGCATCCCCTACCACCACTCGGTGATCTACGAGGCGCACGTGCGCGGCCTGACGATGCGCCACCCGGACATCCCCGACGAGCTGCGCGGCACGTACGCGGGCCTCGCCTCGCCGCCGATGATCGAATACCTGACGAAGCTCGGCGTGACCGCCGTCGAGCTGATGCCGGTGCACCAGTTCGTGCACGACCACCGGCTGACCGACCTGGGGCTGCGCAACTACTGGGGCTACAACACCATCGGCTTCTTCGCCCCGCACCACGGCTACTCGGCGCTCGGGCACCTCGGCCAGCAGGTGCAGGAGTTCCGGGGGATGGTCAAGGCGCTGCACGCCGCCGGCATCGAGGTCATCCTCGACGTGGTCTACAACCACACCGCCGAGGGCAACCACCTTGGCCCGACGCTGAGCTTCAAGGGCGTCGACAACGCCAGCTACTACCGGCTCAGCGAGGACGACCGCCGCTACTACGTCGACTACACCGGCACCGGCAACAGCCTCAACGTGCGCAGCCCGCACTCGCTCCAGCTGATCATGGATTCGTTGCGCTACTGGGTGACCGAGATGCACGTCGACGGGTTCCGTTTCGACCTCGCCGCCACCCTGGCCCGCGAGTTCTACGAGGTCGACCGCCTCTCCACCTTCTTCGAGGTGGTGCAGCAGGACCCGGTGGTCAGCCAGGTCAAGCTGATCGCCGAGCCGTGGGACGTCGGCCCGGGCGGCTACCAGGTGGGCAACTTCCCGCCGGTGTGGACCGAGTGGAACGGCAAGTACCGCGACACCGTGCGCGACTTCTGGCGCGGGGAGCCGGCCACCCTCGCCGAGTTCGCCTCCCGCATCTCCGGCTCCGCCGACCTCTACCAGGACGACGGGCGCCGCCCCTTCCACAGCATCAACTTCGTCACCTGCCACGACGGGTTCACGCTGCGCGACCTGGTGTCGTACAACGACAAGCACAACGAGGCCAACGGCGAGGACAACCGCGACGGCGAGAGCCACAACCGGTCCTGGAACTGCGGCGTCGAGGGCGACACCGACGACGAGGCCGTACGCGCCCTGCGGGCCCGGCAGCGGCGCAACTTCCTGGCCACCCTGGTGCTGTCGCAGGGCGTGCCGATGATCGGCCACGGCGACGAGCTGGGCCGCACCCAGCGCGGCAACAACAACGCCTACTGCCAGGACAGCGAGCTGGCCTGGATCGACTGGGACGACGCCGACACCGAGCTGCTGGAGTTCACCCGCAAGCTGGTCGACTTCCGCCGCCGCCACCAGGTGTTCCGCCGGCGGCGCTTCTTCACCGGCCTGCCGGTGCGCTCCCGGCTGGTCGACGAGCCCCTGCCGGACCTGGCCTGGTACACCCCCGACGGGCGGGAGATGACCGGCGAGGACTGGGGCAACGACTTCGGCCGCGCCGTCGCGCTCTTCGTCAACGGCGAGGGCATCCGCGAGCGCGGCCCGTACGGCCAGCGGCACGTGGACGCCTCCTTCCTGCTCTGCTTCAACGCCCACGACGCGCCGCTGGACTTCACCGTCCCCGGCCCCGAGTTCGGGCAGCGCTGGGAGGTGGTGATCAGCACCGCGGAACCGGAACCGGAGAAGACCACCGTGGTCGAGGCGGGGGGCAGCCTCTGCGTACCCGACCGCTGCGTGGTGGTGCTGGAGAGGACGGCCTGA
- the treZ gene encoding malto-oligosyltrehalose trehalohydrolase: MTEFTVWAPQAARVRLRLPGAADHEMRAGSDGWWRVEVPAAGPGTDYAFLLDDDDRALPDPRSPWQPHGVHGPSRRYDHAAFEWTDQAWTGRQLPGAVLYELHVGTFTPEGTFDAAIGRLDHLVDLGVDMIELLPVNAFNGEHNWGYDGVCWYAPHQPYGGPDGLKRLVDAAHAKGLGVILDVVYNHFGPSGAYAPMFAPYLTEQSNTWGRTVNLDGPHSDGVRRYIVDSILMWLRDYHVDGLRLDAVHAMPDSRATGWLEEVAIEVEALATHLGRPLSLIAESDLNDPTLITPREAGGFGLHAQWNDDAHHALHTLLTGERQGYYGDFGSLECLTDVLTGGFFHAGTWSSFRNRHHGRPVDRQRMPGHRFVAYLQNHDQIGNRATGDRISATLSPGLLRVGATLLFTAPFTPMLFMGEEWAASTPWQFFTSHPEPELATAVATGRKREFAAHGWPEGDVPDPQDPQTFVRSRLDWAELDKPEHREMYEFHKRLIALRKSRADLTDPRLDRVDVRHGDQFLVMRRGETLVAANLAAKPQRITLPGVARRVLLATGEGVTVMRDRIELPAETAAIVAL, translated from the coding sequence ATGACCGAGTTCACGGTGTGGGCGCCACAGGCAGCCCGCGTCCGGCTGCGCCTGCCGGGCGCGGCCGACCACGAGATGCGTGCCGGCTCCGACGGCTGGTGGCGGGTCGAGGTGCCCGCCGCCGGCCCCGGCACCGACTACGCCTTCCTGCTCGACGACGACGACCGGGCGCTGCCCGACCCCCGCTCGCCCTGGCAGCCGCACGGCGTGCACGGGCCCAGCCGCCGCTACGACCACGCGGCGTTCGAGTGGACCGACCAGGCCTGGACGGGCCGGCAGTTGCCCGGCGCCGTCCTCTACGAGCTGCACGTCGGCACCTTCACCCCCGAGGGCACCTTCGACGCCGCCATCGGCCGCCTCGACCATCTCGTCGACCTCGGCGTCGACATGATCGAGCTGCTGCCGGTCAACGCCTTCAACGGCGAGCACAACTGGGGCTACGACGGGGTCTGCTGGTATGCCCCGCACCAGCCCTACGGCGGGCCGGACGGCCTGAAACGACTGGTCGACGCCGCCCACGCCAAGGGCCTGGGGGTGATCCTCGACGTCGTCTACAACCATTTCGGGCCCTCCGGGGCCTACGCGCCGATGTTTGCGCCGTACCTCACCGAGCAGAGCAACACCTGGGGCCGCACCGTCAACCTCGACGGCCCGCACTCCGACGGCGTACGCCGCTACATCGTCGACAGCATCCTGATGTGGCTGCGCGACTACCACGTCGACGGCCTGCGGCTCGACGCCGTGCACGCCATGCCCGACTCCCGCGCCACCGGATGGCTGGAGGAGGTGGCGATCGAGGTCGAGGCGCTCGCCACCCACCTGGGCCGGCCGCTGTCGCTGATCGCCGAGTCCGACCTCAACGACCCCACCCTGATCACGCCCCGCGAGGCCGGCGGCTTCGGCCTGCACGCCCAGTGGAACGACGACGCCCACCACGCCCTGCACACCCTGCTCACCGGCGAGCGGCAGGGCTACTACGGCGACTTCGGCTCGCTGGAATGCCTCACCGACGTGCTGACGGGCGGGTTCTTCCACGCCGGCACCTGGTCCAGCTTCCGCAACCGCCACCACGGGCGGCCCGTCGACCGGCAGCGCATGCCGGGCCACCGGTTCGTCGCGTACCTGCAGAACCACGACCAGATCGGCAATCGGGCCACCGGCGACCGGATCTCCGCCACCCTCTCCCCGGGGCTGCTGCGCGTCGGCGCGACGCTGCTGTTCACCGCCCCGTTCACCCCGATGCTGTTCATGGGGGAGGAGTGGGCGGCCAGCACGCCGTGGCAGTTCTTCACCAGCCACCCCGAGCCGGAGCTGGCGACCGCCGTCGCCACCGGCCGCAAGCGGGAGTTCGCCGCCCACGGCTGGCCGGAGGGCGACGTGCCGGACCCGCAGGACCCGCAGACCTTCGTCCGCTCCCGGCTCGACTGGGCCGAGCTGGACAAACCCGAACACCGCGAGATGTACGAGTTCCACAAGCGGCTCATCGCGCTGCGCAAGAGCCGGGCCGACCTGACCGATCCTCGGCTGGACCGGGTCGACGTCCGGCACGGCGACCAGTTCCTGGTGATGCGCCGGGGCGAGACGCTGGTGGCGGCGAACCTGGCCGCCAAGCCGCAGCGGATCACGCTGCCGGGGGTGGCGCGCCGCGTGCTGCTCGCCACCGGCGAGGGGGTCACCGTGATGCGCGACCGCATCGAACTGCCGGCGGAGACGGCGGCCATCGTGGCGCTCTGA